The Alphaproteobacteria bacterium genome contains a region encoding:
- a CDS encoding FAD-dependent oxidoreductase → MKLTDIAAPDYFHKVVDCQWACPAHTPVPEYIRLIAQGRYGDAYMINWKSNVFPGILGRTCDRPCEPACRRGRVEKDPVAICRLKRVAADYKEDIKDRLPKAIEKSKRNGKRVALVGAGPASLTVARDLAPMGYECVVFDGDFRSGGMMRSQIPKFRLPDKVIDEECNYILDLGVEFRGGRPIESLKKLLAEGWDAVFVGSGAPRGRELDIPGRKEAAKNIHIGIDWLSSVSFGHVTSIGKRVIVLGGGNTAMDCCRSSRRLGGEDVKVVVRSGFEEMKASPWEKEDAMHEGIPILNFLVPKEFTHHDGKLTGVTFEKVKAEYDDKGRRKLIPSGEPDQHVECDDVLVAVGQENAFPWIERDIGIEFDQWDMPKVDPKSMASTNPKVFFGGDAAFGPKNIIWAVAHGHEAAVSIDKFLSGEDINDRPAPAVEIVSQKMGIHEWSYDNDIANDKRYRVPTRDNVIALKDIRTEVELGYDDKLAFQEAQRCLNCDVQTVFTGQLCIECDACVDICPMDCITFTANGEEADLRTRLKAPAKDLTQDLYVADNLKTGRVMVKDEDVCLHCGLCAERCPTGAWDMQKYLIEMTHAEQACRSRA, encoded by the coding sequence ATGAAACTCACTGATATTGCGGCGCCGGACTATTTTCATAAAGTCGTCGATTGCCAGTGGGCCTGCCCGGCGCACACGCCCGTTCCCGAGTACATCCGGCTGATCGCGCAAGGGCGCTACGGCGACGCCTACATGATCAACTGGAAGTCCAACGTGTTCCCGGGGATTCTCGGGCGCACCTGCGACCGGCCGTGCGAACCGGCCTGCCGACGCGGGCGGGTCGAGAAGGATCCGGTGGCGATCTGCCGGCTGAAACGCGTCGCCGCCGACTACAAGGAAGACATCAAGGATCGCCTGCCGAAGGCCATCGAGAAGAGCAAGCGCAACGGCAAGCGTGTCGCGCTGGTGGGCGCCGGCCCCGCCTCTCTCACCGTCGCGCGCGACCTCGCCCCGATGGGCTACGAGTGCGTGGTGTTCGACGGCGACTTCCGCTCCGGCGGCATGATGCGCTCGCAGATCCCGAAGTTCCGCCTGCCCGACAAGGTGATCGACGAGGAGTGCAACTACATCCTCGATCTCGGCGTCGAATTCCGCGGCGGGCGCCCCATCGAGAGTCTCAAGAAGCTGCTCGCCGAGGGCTGGGACGCCGTGTTTGTCGGCTCCGGCGCGCCGCGCGGACGCGAACTCGATATCCCGGGCCGCAAGGAAGCCGCCAAGAACATCCACATCGGCATCGACTGGCTCTCGTCGGTCTCGTTCGGCCACGTCACCAGCATCGGCAAGCGCGTGATCGTGCTCGGCGGCGGCAACACCGCAATGGACTGCTGCCGCTCCTCGCGCCGGCTCGGCGGCGAGGATGTGAAGGTGGTCGTGCGCTCCGGCTTCGAGGAGATGAAAGCCTCCCCTTGGGAAAAAGAAGACGCGATGCATGAGGGCATCCCGATCCTCAATTTCCTGGTGCCGAAGGAATTCACCCACCACGACGGCAAGCTCACCGGCGTCACCTTCGAGAAGGTGAAGGCCGAGTACGACGACAAGGGCCGGCGCAAGCTCATCCCCTCCGGCGAGCCGGACCAGCATGTCGAATGCGACGACGTGCTGGTCGCGGTCGGCCAGGAGAACGCCTTCCCCTGGATCGAGCGCGACATCGGCATCGAATTCGACCAGTGGGACATGCCCAAGGTCGACCCGAAGAGCATGGCCTCGACCAATCCCAAGGTGTTCTTCGGCGGCGACGCGGCGTTCGGGCCGAAGAACATCATCTGGGCGGTGGCGCACGGACACGAGGCTGCCGTCTCGATCGACAAGTTCCTGAGCGGCGAGGACATCAACGATCGCCCCGCGCCCGCGGTCGAGATCGTGTCCCAGAAGATGGGCATCCACGAGTGGAGCTACGATAACGACATTGCGAACGACAAACGCTATCGCGTGCCGACGCGCGACAATGTCATCGCACTGAAAGACATCCGCACCGAAGTCGAGCTCGGCTATGACGACAAGCTTGCCTTCCAGGAGGCGCAGCGCTGCCTCAACTGCGACGTGCAGACGGTGTTCACCGGGCAGCTTTGCATCGAGTGCGATGCCTGCGTCGACATCTGCCCGATGGACTGCATCACGTTCACCGCCAATGGCGAGGAAGCCGACCTGCGCACGCGGCTCAAGGCGCCGGCCAAGGACCTCACCCAGGACCTCTACGTCGCCGACAATCTCAAGACCGGCCGCGTGATGGTGAAGGACGAGGACGTGTGCCTGCACTGCGGGCTGTGCGCCGAGCGCTGCCCGACCGGCGCATGGGACATGCAGAAATACCTGATCGAAATGACTCACGCGGAACAAGCATGCCGA
- a CDS encoding HAD-IA family hydrolase, with the protein MSKPLKLIIFDCDGTLVDSQHMIVAAMTKAYDAHGLALPAREVLLSVVGLSLVEAFTKLGDGLDGFPAESLADHYRDAFHAMRAPGAPVEPLYPGAAEAIAALARRDDTALGIATGKSQRGVRLVLGHHGLLDHFITIKTADDAPSKPDPEMVLAAMREAGAAAQNTIVVGDTVYDIAMARAAGAAGVGVTWGYHPGAALEDAGALAVIDRFANLVPTLERIWAA; encoded by the coding sequence ATGTCTAAGCCGTTGAAATTGATCATCTTTGACTGCGACGGTACCTTGGTGGACAGCCAGCACATGATCGTGGCGGCAATGACCAAGGCCTACGATGCTCACGGCCTCGCGTTGCCTGCGCGTGAGGTGCTGCTCTCGGTTGTCGGATTGTCGCTCGTGGAGGCCTTCACAAAGCTGGGCGATGGACTGGATGGGTTCCCGGCCGAGAGCCTCGCCGACCATTATCGCGATGCATTCCATGCCATGCGGGCACCGGGCGCGCCGGTCGAGCCGCTCTACCCCGGCGCTGCGGAAGCGATCGCCGCGCTCGCGCGCCGTGACGACACCGCGCTCGGCATCGCCACCGGTAAGTCACAGCGCGGCGTGCGTTTGGTGTTGGGTCATCACGGGTTGCTCGATCACTTCATCACCATCAAGACCGCGGACGATGCGCCCTCGAAACCGGATCCCGAAATGGTGCTCGCCGCAATGCGCGAAGCGGGCGCCGCAGCGCAGAACACCATCGTGGTCGGCGACACCGTGTACGACATTGCGATGGCGCGCGCCGCCGGGGCGGCCGGTGTCGGCGTGACCTGGGGCTATCACCCGGGCGCCGCGCTCGAGGATGCCGGCGCGCTCGCGGTGATCGACCGGTTCGCGAATCTGGTGCCGACGCTGGAGCGAATCTGGGCGGCGTGA
- a CDS encoding DUF2188 domain-containing protein, whose product MSPTRYFLVQRDDAWMIKFADEEFGPYKTKAEAMLFAVEAARKLNERGTDTEVCLMGENGFFHAEWSNAQPQAALA is encoded by the coding sequence ATGTCGCCAACCCGATACTTCCTCGTCCAGCGCGATGACGCCTGGATGATCAAGTTCGCCGACGAAGAGTTCGGCCCCTACAAGACCAAGGCGGAAGCGATGCTGTTCGCGGTGGAAGCCGCGCGCAAACTGAATGAGCGAGGCACCGACACGGAAGTGTGCCTGATGGGCGAGAACGGATTCTTCCACGCCGAGTGGAGCAACGCGCAGCCGCAGGCGGCGCTGGCTTGA
- a CDS encoding DUF6789 family protein, whose amino-acid sequence MRTNIAITDRIGNGIVAGFIATFVVSVLHEPVALVTAAVGMHAPVGLLFHFFVGTLLWGGAFGLVHDWLVGPSWLRGMLFGAAAALVVMFGVAPLTGSGFLCLKLGVWAPIVVVFFHLSYGAILGLVYAKLVDTDEARFAGHVQH is encoded by the coding sequence ATGCGCACTAACATCGCCATCACGGACCGGATCGGCAACGGCATCGTTGCGGGCTTCATCGCGACGTTCGTGGTGTCGGTGCTGCACGAGCCGGTCGCGCTGGTGACGGCGGCGGTCGGGATGCATGCGCCGGTCGGGCTGCTGTTTCACTTCTTCGTCGGCACGCTGTTGTGGGGCGGCGCCTTCGGGCTCGTGCACGACTGGCTCGTCGGCCCATCCTGGCTGCGCGGAATGTTGTTCGGCGCCGCGGCCGCGCTGGTCGTGATGTTCGGCGTCGCGCCGCTGACCGGCTCGGGCTTCCTCTGCCTGAAGTTAGGCGTATGGGCGCCGATCGTGGTGGTGTTCTTCCATCTCTCGTATGGCGCGATCCTCGGACTGGTCTATGCCAAGCTCGTCGACACCGACGAAGCGCGCTTCGCGGGCCACGTGCAGCACTGA
- a CDS encoding ATP12 family protein translates to MRELFGDVFGKDPLDPTEAARRNMRPNLRKRFYANAVVGKGAPYPILLDGRGVKTPSGNALAAPSAALAQAIAAEWNTQGERIDPATMPLTRLANTIIDGVAPAPEPIGQEIAKYLGSDLVCYRADMPDGLVAAQAQHWNPVLAWAHETHGARFVLIEGVMFVAQPQRAVAAVRAAIPSDPWRLGAVHLVTTLTGSALIALALAARELSVDEAWAAAHVDEDWNLKLWGRDEIALARRAARFADMQAAARVLSLTE, encoded by the coding sequence ATGCGCGAATTGTTTGGAGACGTGTTCGGCAAGGACCCGCTTGATCCGACGGAAGCGGCGCGGCGAAACATGCGCCCGAATCTGCGCAAGCGATTTTACGCGAATGCCGTTGTCGGAAAGGGTGCCCCGTATCCGATTCTCCTCGACGGTCGCGGCGTGAAGACGCCCTCGGGCAACGCGCTCGCCGCACCGAGCGCGGCGCTGGCGCAAGCAATTGCGGCGGAGTGGAATACACAGGGCGAACGGATCGATCCCGCGACCATGCCGCTCACCCGGCTTGCCAACACGATCATCGATGGCGTTGCCCCGGCCCCCGAGCCAATCGGCCAGGAGATTGCGAAATATCTCGGCTCGGATCTGGTGTGCTATCGCGCCGACATGCCCGACGGGCTCGTCGCCGCGCAGGCGCAGCATTGGAATCCCGTGCTTGCCTGGGCGCATGAGACGCATGGGGCGCGCTTCGTATTGATCGAGGGCGTGATGTTCGTTGCGCAGCCGCAGCGCGCGGTTGCCGCCGTTCGTGCCGCCATCCCGTCGGATCCCTGGCGGCTTGGCGCGGTCCATCTCGTCACCACGCTCACCGGGTCCGCGCTGATCGCACTCGCGCTTGCGGCGCGTGAGCTTTCCGTCGACGAGGCCTGGGCCGCCGCGCATGTCGACGAGGACTGGAACCTGAAGCTGTGGGGCCGCGACGAGATTGCTTTGGCACGGCGCGCCGCGCGCTTCGCCGACATGCAGGCGGCGGCGAGGGTCCTCTCCCTCACCGAATAA
- a CDS encoding flagellar hook-length control protein FliK, whose product MDAIHLPVGLTLPSAFGAPTAPLQAGQVIQALVLELIESDIFRLQLPQATIDVRSSVPLTPGNTITLAVKGTGPSARLAIYTDVPPVSSAGRGLTPAPNLVGRTPIGEAVVIARAPAGQAPATSGQGAVVDGRNAAPPTRTVPEAASPREALPNTAPTAARQIEAPIRLVTPDQAVTEAIQTAAPRQAGLAPLFADITQVAQAAEDAPSPVPASVREAAADVLSLRVPLGEQLTAADVKQAFVRSGILFEPKLAAAATPPPSAPAPSLPEGEARPAQAGVTLDPAVTPTPRDDLKAALLVLRQVLRAWAPAEPGVPRPVSNSVGRPAPDPAQAQTPAPRGGAPLAQDVAAIRQIASALAGSPEELIPGRALPAAPLSADEATGLAKTLASALTARDTAPARQPPSPAAVPPPYRGAPLAAQAVAAPAIAPDAPPHESAGRLIAETDGALARTTLLQVASLPDQPVEPRAEATQRWNFEVPLATPQGTAIAQFEVSRDGRALRTDPQARTWRARFSLDVEPMGAVHAMIALTGARTSVTLWAERAATATRLGEHAPLLSEALRAADLEPVDFSARLGVPPVARQAVAGRFMDRAS is encoded by the coding sequence GTGGACGCGATCCACCTGCCGGTAGGCCTCACGCTCCCGAGCGCATTCGGCGCGCCGACTGCGCCGTTGCAGGCCGGGCAGGTGATCCAGGCGCTGGTTCTCGAGCTGATCGAGAGCGACATCTTCCGCCTGCAGCTTCCGCAGGCGACGATCGACGTGCGCTCCAGCGTGCCGCTCACCCCGGGCAACACCATCACGCTCGCCGTCAAAGGCACGGGACCGAGCGCGCGGCTCGCGATCTATACGGACGTGCCGCCTGTCTCCTCCGCAGGGAGGGGGCTGACGCCTGCGCCAAATCTCGTTGGCCGCACGCCGATCGGCGAGGCGGTGGTGATCGCACGCGCGCCGGCCGGGCAGGCGCCGGCGACCAGCGGACAGGGCGCGGTCGTCGACGGCCGAAACGCTGCGCCGCCGACCCGCACGGTGCCCGAAGCCGCATCGCCGCGCGAAGCGCTGCCGAACACCGCGCCGACCGCCGCACGTCAGATCGAAGCGCCCATCCGCCTCGTCACGCCGGACCAGGCCGTGACCGAGGCCATTCAGACGGCCGCCCCGCGGCAGGCCGGGCTTGCGCCGTTGTTCGCCGACATCACGCAGGTCGCGCAAGCGGCGGAGGATGCTCCGTCCCCGGTGCCGGCCTCTGTGCGCGAGGCGGCAGCGGATGTGTTGTCGCTGCGCGTTCCGCTCGGCGAGCAGCTCACCGCTGCCGACGTGAAGCAGGCCTTCGTGCGCTCGGGCATTTTGTTCGAGCCGAAGCTTGCCGCGGCCGCTACGCCGCCGCCCAGCGCGCCGGCGCCCAGCCTGCCGGAGGGCGAAGCACGCCCCGCTCAGGCCGGCGTTACGCTCGATCCTGCGGTCACTCCCACGCCGCGGGATGACCTGAAGGCCGCGCTGCTGGTGCTGCGCCAGGTGCTCAGGGCATGGGCGCCCGCCGAGCCAGGGGTGCCGCGTCCCGTTTCAAATTCTGTCGGCAGACCGGCGCCCGACCCGGCACAAGCCCAGACACCTGCACCCCGCGGCGGCGCGCCCTTGGCCCAGGACGTCGCGGCCATCCGGCAGATCGCGAGCGCGCTTGCCGGGTCGCCCGAGGAACTCATTCCGGGACGCGCGCTGCCTGCGGCGCCACTCTCAGCCGACGAAGCAACCGGCCTCGCGAAGACACTCGCGAGCGCACTGACGGCACGCGACACAGCGCCTGCGCGCCAGCCGCCGAGCCCCGCTGCGGTCCCCCCGCCTTATCGCGGGGCGCCGCTTGCCGCGCAGGCGGTCGCGGCGCCGGCGATCGCGCCCGATGCACCGCCCCACGAGAGCGCCGGCCGGCTGATCGCCGAAACCGACGGTGCGCTCGCACGGACGACCTTGCTGCAGGTCGCATCGCTTCCGGACCAGCCGGTTGAACCGCGCGCGGAAGCGACGCAGCGCTGGAATTTCGAGGTGCCGCTCGCGACCCCGCAGGGGACCGCGATCGCACAGTTCGAGGTGAGCCGCGACGGCCGCGCGCTAAGAACCGATCCGCAGGCGCGCACATGGCGCGCGCGCTTCTCGCTCGATGTCGAGCCGATGGGCGCGGTGCATGCGATGATCGCGCTCACCGGTGCTCGCACCAGCGTGACCCTGTGGGCCGAGCGCGCCGCCACGGCCACGCGGCTTGGCGAACACGCGCCGCTGCTTAGCGAAGCGCTGCGCGCCGCGGACCTCGAGCCCGTGGATTTCTCTGCGCGGCTCGGCGTGCCGCCGGTTGCGCGGCAGGCCGTGGCGGGCCGGTTCATGGACCGCGCGTCGTGA
- a CDS encoding EscU/YscU/HrcU family type III secretion system export apparatus switch protein: MSRLPLAVALQYDKSAVPVPRVVAKGRGDVGEAILRLAHEHGVPIEENAPLAEALSQVELGEDIPEGLYRAVAEVLIFILRASGRMP, encoded by the coding sequence GTGAGCCGGCTCCCGCTCGCGGTCGCGCTGCAGTACGACAAGTCGGCCGTGCCGGTGCCGCGCGTCGTGGCGAAAGGGCGAGGCGATGTGGGCGAGGCGATCCTCCGGCTTGCGCACGAACATGGTGTGCCCATCGAGGAGAATGCACCGCTCGCCGAGGCGCTCTCGCAGGTGGAGCTCGGCGAGGATATTCCGGAAGGCCTCTATCGCGCCGTCGCCGAGGTGCTGATCTTCATCCTGCGCGCTTCTGGGCGGATGCCGTAG
- a CDS encoding M28 family peptidase, producing the protein MTRDEAALIASATLDEAWPMVEHFSTIRRESAAEGNRAISAVVERLKANGVPVTVHEPNLYLTIPKFGYVEANGKRLHLRPAPMTRPAPRGVEAELIYVEKPVGPPQGYGPQSAMVFGEGYDPAPGVGDVRGKIVLFHGMILCERIKDFDALGAVGVIAINPGKVAHWGGGSPIWGTADLDDLPFKPAIPAGAVSKPDGETLIALAKRGGKAKLCTDFDEGWFKSLVPVVEIKGRGDKFVLLHGHYDSWDVGVGDNATGDACMLEVARMLWNQRDKLERSVRICWWPGHSTGRFAGSTWYADTFARDLAKNCVAHMNCDSPGCRDATDYLFIPWMAENAGFVKGVVKDAANREAEGKRPTQSSDFSFNHLGITGCFSASSRIPKAEIERRGYYYVMGNGGNLEWHTDDDLMPVASKDVLLRDVQVYALAAFRLATAPLLPFDWLALLKEFETTLAGYQKAAGGRFDLQPARDAVAALDAALVRLKNAIDAKRLAPEEANGISLALSRLLVPLNYQRGSRWRRDLGLTVPPLPAFAVAAELDRYPDNALGFAQMHLARGMNAVLAALEEALDQVEAALPATASAQKRAG; encoded by the coding sequence ATGACCAGGGATGAAGCCGCTCTGATCGCGAGCGCGACGCTCGATGAAGCCTGGCCGATGGTCGAGCACTTCTCGACCATCCGCCGCGAGAGCGCCGCGGAGGGAAATCGCGCGATCTCGGCGGTGGTCGAGCGGTTGAAGGCGAACGGCGTGCCGGTCACCGTGCACGAGCCGAACCTTTATCTCACCATTCCAAAGTTCGGGTATGTCGAGGCGAACGGAAAACGCCTGCATCTGCGCCCGGCCCCGATGACGCGGCCCGCACCGCGGGGCGTCGAGGCGGAGCTGATCTACGTCGAGAAGCCGGTCGGTCCGCCGCAAGGCTACGGCCCGCAGTCGGCGATGGTGTTCGGCGAAGGCTACGATCCGGCTCCCGGCGTCGGCGACGTGCGCGGCAAGATCGTTCTGTTTCACGGCATGATCCTGTGCGAGCGCATCAAGGATTTCGACGCGCTCGGCGCCGTCGGCGTGATCGCGATCAATCCCGGCAAGGTCGCGCACTGGGGCGGCGGCTCGCCGATCTGGGGCACGGCCGATCTCGACGATCTGCCGTTCAAGCCCGCCATCCCGGCGGGCGCGGTGAGCAAGCCCGATGGCGAGACGCTGATCGCGCTCGCGAAGCGCGGCGGCAAGGCGAAGCTGTGCACGGATTTCGACGAAGGCTGGTTCAAGAGCCTCGTGCCGGTGGTGGAGATCAAGGGCCGTGGCGACAAGTTCGTGCTGCTGCACGGACATTACGACTCGTGGGACGTCGGTGTCGGCGACAATGCGACGGGCGACGCCTGCATGCTCGAAGTCGCGCGCATGCTCTGGAACCAGCGCGACAAGCTCGAGCGCAGCGTGCGCATTTGCTGGTGGCCCGGACACTCCACCGGCCGTTTCGCCGGTTCGACCTGGTATGCCGACACATTCGCCCGCGATCTGGCCAAGAACTGCGTCGCGCACATGAACTGCGATTCGCCCGGCTGCCGCGACGCGACAGACTACCTGTTCATCCCGTGGATGGCGGAGAACGCCGGCTTCGTGAAGGGCGTCGTAAAGGACGCGGCCAACCGCGAGGCAGAAGGCAAGCGGCCGACGCAATCCTCCGACTTCTCGTTCAACCACCTCGGCATCACCGGATGCTTCTCGGCCTCCTCGCGTATCCCCAAGGCCGAGATCGAGCGGCGCGGTTACTACTACGTGATGGGCAACGGCGGAAACCTCGAGTGGCACACCGACGACGACCTGATGCCGGTCGCCAGCAAGGATGTGCTGCTGCGTGACGTTCAGGTTTACGCGCTTGCGGCGTTCCGCCTCGCGACGGCGCCGCTGCTACCGTTCGACTGGCTTGCGCTGCTGAAAGAATTCGAGACAACGCTGGCCGGTTACCAGAAGGCGGCGGGCGGCCGTTTCGACCTCCAGCCTGCGCGCGATGCCGTCGCGGCGCTCGACGCGGCACTCGTGCGCCTCAAAAACGCGATCGATGCCAAACGCCTCGCACCGGAAGAGGCGAATGGCATCTCGCTCGCGCTCTCGCGCCTGCTGGTGCCGCTCAACTATCAGCGCGGCTCGCGCTGGCGCCGCGATCTCGGGCTCACGGTTCCGCCGCTGCCCGCCTTCGCGGTCGCGGCCGAGCTCGATCGCTATCCGGACAACGCGCTCGGCTTCGCGCAGATGCATCTCGCACGCGGCATGAATGCCGTTCTCGCCGCGCTGGAGGAGGCATTGGACCAGGTCGAAGCCGCGCTGCCCGCTACGGCATCCGCCCAGAAGCGCGCAGGATGA
- a CDS encoding DUF4260 domain-containing protein: protein MAVTRLAGAVEGMPRLLLRIEGAALALAAVYMFHRIGGNWWWFALILVPDISLLAYFFGTRPGAIAYNALHVTLVPLVLAALGFLLPSFDLLSIALVWAAHIGIDRALGLGLKYGAGFGFTHLGRIGGALAGS from the coding sequence ATGGCCGTGACCAGACTTGCCGGCGCCGTCGAGGGCATGCCGCGCCTGCTGCTGCGCATCGAGGGCGCGGCGCTGGCGCTCGCCGCCGTGTACATGTTTCACCGCATCGGGGGAAACTGGTGGTGGTTCGCGCTGATCCTGGTGCCGGACATCAGCCTCCTCGCCTACTTCTTCGGCACCCGTCCGGGCGCGATCGCCTACAATGCGCTGCATGTCACGCTGGTGCCGCTCGTGCTCGCGGCGCTTGGCTTCCTGCTGCCGTCGTTTGACCTGCTTTCCATTGCGCTGGTCTGGGCCGCGCATATCGGCATCGATCGCGCGCTTGGCCTCGGCTTGAAATATGGCGCGGGCTTCGGGTTCACCCACCTCGGCCGCATCGGCGGCGCGCTGGCGGGGTCGTAG
- a CDS encoding acyl-CoA carboxylase subunit beta, whose product MKDILEKLAVRRENARLGGGQARIDAQHKRGKLTARERVELLMDKDSFEEFDMFVEHRATDFGMDKGAKIPGDGVVIGWGTVNGRTVFTFAKDFTVFGGSLSETHALKIQKIQDMAMKARAPIVGLFDAGGARIQEGVASLGGYGEVFKRNVIASGVIPQISVIMGPCAGGDVYSPAMTDFIFMVKDTSYMFVTGPDVVKTVTNEVVTAEELGGASVHTTKSAISDGAFENDVECLLQIRRLIDFLPANCAAGVPEWPSFDDIEREDKSLDTLIPDNPNKPYDIKELILKVADEGDFFELSAAFAKNIVTGFGRIAGRTVGFVANQPMVLAGVLDSDASRKAARFVRFCDAFGIPIVTFVDVPGFLPGTAQEYGGLIKHGAKLLFAYSQATVPLVTVITRKAFGGAYDVMASKHIGGDVNYAWPTAQIAVMGAKGAVEIIFRADIGDPDKIAARTKEYEDRFLSPFVAAERGYIDEVIMPHATRRRVARALAMLKGKQVEMPGRKHDNLPL is encoded by the coding sequence ATGAAAGACATCCTGGAAAAGCTCGCGGTGCGGCGTGAGAACGCTCGGCTCGGCGGCGGGCAGGCGCGCATCGACGCGCAGCACAAGCGGGGCAAGCTGACCGCGCGCGAGCGCGTCGAACTGTTGATGGACAAGGACTCCTTCGAGGAGTTCGACATGTTCGTCGAGCACCGCGCGACCGATTTCGGCATGGACAAGGGCGCGAAAATTCCCGGCGACGGCGTGGTGATCGGCTGGGGCACGGTGAACGGGCGCACGGTGTTCACGTTCGCCAAGGATTTCACCGTGTTCGGCGGCTCGCTCTCCGAGACCCATGCGCTGAAGATCCAGAAGATCCAGGACATGGCGATGAAGGCGCGCGCGCCGATCGTCGGCCTCTTCGATGCCGGCGGCGCGCGTATCCAGGAGGGCGTCGCCTCGCTCGGCGGCTATGGCGAGGTGTTCAAGCGCAACGTGATCGCCTCGGGCGTGATCCCGCAGATCAGCGTGATCATGGGGCCGTGCGCGGGCGGCGACGTCTATTCGCCCGCCATGACCGACTTCATCTTCATGGTGAAGGACACGAGCTACATGTTCGTGACCGGCCCCGACGTGGTGAAGACGGTCACCAACGAAGTGGTGACGGCCGAAGAGCTCGGCGGCGCTTCCGTGCACACCACCAAGTCGGCGATCTCGGACGGCGCGTTCGAGAACGACGTCGAGTGCCTGCTGCAAATCCGCCGGCTCATCGATTTCCTGCCCGCGAACTGCGCGGCGGGCGTGCCGGAGTGGCCGAGCTTCGACGACATCGAGCGCGAGGACAAATCGCTCGACACGCTGATCCCGGACAATCCGAACAAGCCCTATGACATCAAGGAACTCATTCTCAAAGTCGCGGACGAAGGGGATTTCTTCGAGCTCTCGGCGGCGTTCGCGAAGAACATCGTGACCGGCTTCGGCCGCATCGCGGGCCGCACGGTCGGCTTCGTGGCGAACCAGCCGATGGTGCTGGCGGGCGTGCTCGACTCGGACGCTTCGCGCAAGGCCGCGCGCTTTGTGCGCTTCTGCGATGCGTTCGGCATTCCGATCGTCACCTTCGTGGATGTGCCGGGCTTCCTGCCGGGTACCGCGCAGGAGTATGGCGGGCTGATCAAGCACGGCGCGAAGCTGTTGTTCGCGTACTCGCAGGCGACCGTGCCGCTGGTCACCGTGATTACGCGAAAAGCGTTCGGCGGCGCCTATGACGTGATGGCGTCAAAGCACATCGGCGGCGACGTGAACTATGCCTGGCCGACCGCGCAGATCGCCGTGATGGGCGCGAAGGGCGCGGTCGAGATCATCTTCCGTGCCGACATCGGCGATCCGGACAAGATCGCGGCGCGCACCAAGGAATACGAGGACCGCTTCCTCTCGCCCTTCGTGGCCGCCGAGCGCGGCTACATCGACGAGGTGATCATGCCTCACGCGACGCGCCGCCGCGTCGCAAGGGCGCTGGCGATGCTGAAGGGCAAGCAGGTGGAGATGCCGGGGCGCAAGCACGATAATTTGCCGCTTTAG
- a CDS encoding DUF2442 domain-containing protein codes for MSARPHTIEFTATELLVTLADGRRITTPLDWYPRLKAATPAQRANFEIGAMGIHWPDVDEDLSVVGMLKENRAER; via the coding sequence ATGAGTGCGCGTCCACACACGATCGAATTCACGGCGACCGAGCTGCTTGTCACGCTCGCGGATGGCCGCCGGATCACGACGCCGCTCGATTGGTATCCGCGCCTGAAGGCCGCGACGCCGGCGCAGCGTGCGAATTTCGAGATTGGGGCCATGGGAATTCATTGGCCGGACGTTGACGAGGACTTGAGCGTCGTGGGAATGCTCAAGGAGAATCGCGCGGAGCGCTGA
- a CDS encoding heme-binding protein, whose product MTCRLAIAALLLLLAAPLRAQDALVTYKSLNPEVALELARAALSSCRERGFQVAVAVVDRFGVTQVLLRDRFAGAHTVATATGKAWTAVSFRTSTAELATMTQPGMPQSGVRALPGVVAIGGGLTIEATGSLLGAVGVSGAPGGDADEACAKAGIEAIRDRIEF is encoded by the coding sequence ATGACCTGTCGTCTAGCGATCGCCGCGCTTTTGCTGCTGCTCGCGGCGCCGCTGCGCGCGCAGGATGCGCTCGTCACCTACAAATCGCTCAATCCCGAAGTTGCGCTCGAGCTTGCCCGCGCCGCGCTGTCCTCCTGCCGCGAGCGCGGCTTCCAGGTCGCGGTGGCGGTGGTGGATCGTTTCGGCGTCACGCAAGTGCTGCTGCGCGACCGCTTCGCCGGCGCGCATACGGTGGCGACGGCGACCGGCAAGGCGTGGACTGCGGTCAGCTTCCGCACCAGTACGGCTGAGCTCGCGACCATGACACAGCCCGGAATGCCGCAATCGGGCGTGCGCGCGCTGCCCGGCGTGGTCGCAATTGGCGGCGGCCTGACCATCGAGGCGACCGGTTCGCTCCTCGGCGCCGTCGGCGTCTCGGGCGCACCCGGAGGCGATGCGGACGAGGCCTGCGCCAAGGCAGGGATCGAGGCGATCCGCGACAGAATCGAGTTCTAG